The window TCTGCTTCCGAGGAGTTTGATACTATTATTGCAGATATTACGACTTCCTTAAAACAAGCGGCTTCCAAATTAGAGAGTAATGAAACGCTTACAGTTTCCGAAGAAAATGAAATTGCACAAGCACATGAAAAACTGCAAAAACGCTATGCTTATTTATCGCAAAAAAGAGATATCGCGATTCAAGCTGGTCAGACCCAAATTGATACTAAAACCCTATTAAATCTGCAAGAAGCACATTTGATTAGCAATCAATTACTCTGGCTAAAATCGCTAGCTATTAATTTAAACAATGTGACTTTAAAGTATACTTCGGTTTTTAATTAACGGGTTTCGTTACACCGTATAGAAGGAAGTGAAAAAGGGATAATTTTATTTTAAGACTTCCATTACTTTTAGGTTATCTTTGCACAAAATAAATTACATGTCATTTAAAGACTTACAACTAAACAAACCTTTGCTACGTGCTATTGCAGATGCTGGTTACGACAATCCTACCTTAGTACAAGAAAAAACAATTCCTTTTGTACTAGACAGAAAAGATGTTATTTGTTCTGCGCAAACAGGAACTGGTAAAACGGCAGCATTTGCTTTGCCAATTTTACAATTGTTATACGACAAGCAAGAAGGATCTAAAAAAGGAAAAAAGATTCGTGCGTTAATAGTAAGTCCGACTAGAGAATTAGCTTCTCAAATACAGGAAAACTTTAAAACCTATGCCAAAAACACTAATTTAACAAGTACGGTTATTTATGGTGGAACAAGTATAGAACCACAAAAAGACGTATTAAAAAAGGGGGTTGATATTTTAATTGCTACGCCTGGACGTTTGTTAGATTTACACAAACAAGATTGTTTGAATCTGGATTATGTGGAAACTTTGGTTTTAGATGAAGCAGATCTTATGTTGGACATGGGATTTATTGATGATGTAAAAAAAGTAGAACGCCTTTGTCCGGAAGGGAAACAGATTTTATTGTTTTCGGCAACCATCCCTTTTAAAGTAGAACAACTTGCAAATACGATTTTAAATGCGCCAGAACGTATTGCTATTACGCCAACTTCTTCTGCTGCAAAAAATGTTAGTCAGGTGTTGTATTACGTACCAAAAAAGGATAAAATTGAATTGTGTTTACACTTACTTCGTAAAACAATAAAAGGAAATATTCTAATTTTCAGACGTACCAAATATGGTGTCGATAAGTTAGAAAAAACGCTTTTGAATAATGACTTTAAAGTAGAAACTATTCATGGTGATAAAGACCAAAACTTACGTCAAGATGCGCTTAAAAAGTTCAAGAATGGCTATGTAAATATATTGGTTGCTACCGATGTTGCTGCTCGTGGAATTGATATTAACGAGTTGGACGCGGTTATTAATTTCGATTTACCAAACGTACCAGAAACGTATGTACATAGAATTGGAAGAACTGGTCGTGCTGGTAATTTTGGAACAGCGTACTCTTTAGTTTCTGCGGATGAAAAAGCCTATGTTAAAAGCATTCAGCAATTAATTAACGTACAGATTCCAGTGGAAGAAGACCATCCGTATCCTTTAGATCCTAAAGCACAAGCGGTGAGACATACTTCTAAAAAAACAGGAAGTAAGCATAAAAAAGGTCGTAAAAGTGAAGCTTCAAAAAAGAAAAAGAAGCGTTGGTATTAGGATTGTTGATTGTTGATTGTTGATTGTTGATTGTTGATTGTTGATTGTTGATTGTTGATTGTTGATTGAAACCTATGTCATTTCGAGCTTGTCGCGAAATCTCTGAAACTAATTATTCCTGCAAGACAATGACAGAAGACTAAAACTTATGTCATTTCGAGTGAAATTGCTTTTTTGCAATTTAGTATCGAGAACTAATTTATATTAAAAATTGAAAAACGGCGGAAGACGGAAACCCATGTCATTTCGAGCTTGTCGCGAAATCTCTGAAACTAATTACTCCTGCAAGACAATGACAGAAGACTGATGACTAATGACTAATGACTAAAACTTATGTCATTTCGAGTGAAATTGCTTTTTTGCAATTTAGTATCGAGAACTAATTATATTAAAAATTGAAAAACGGCGGAAGACGGAAACCTATGTCATTTCGAGCATGTCGAGAAATCTCTTTTTCAACCTTTATCACTTTTCACTTATCCCTTTTCCCTTTATCACTTATCCCTTTTTTCCCTTTTCACCCAATAAAAACACCATTTTTCAACGTACGTATTAAAGACTAATATTTTGTTTATCTTGCTATTCCAACTCCTTGTGCATGAGAAACGATTACACTTCAGATGTCTTTAAAAAACTACTAGATAAATTACAACAAGAAAGTTGGCAATTAGAATTGCTGATTTCTGGTTTTGCTATTTTTGGATTAATTGGGTTAAAAGGATATATTTTTGATGAACTAATCTATAGCACTCAAAACACCAACGTATACTCCATTGCTCTAATAGCAAGTGTAGCTCCAATTATTCTCATTTTACTATTTAATCTTATCGTTCACGTTTTACTACGTGGTTTATGGATTGGTGCTTTAGGTTTGCGTTATGTTTCTGGCGATATTGATTATGACAAACTAAAGTATTCTGAAAAATTCACGAAGTATTTAAAACGAAAAGTAGGTTCTTTTGACAGATATATTTCCAGATTAGAAGATTATTCTAGTATCATGTTTGCGGTTTCCTTTTTAATGGTTTTTTACATCATAGGATTCATCACGTTGACTTTAGTATTCGTTTTAGTGAAGCATTATTTCAATCTATATGAAGGTTCTTTTTCCAATATTTTAGATACAATAGGTAATACAGTAGGCATTATATTCTTATTTGGAATTCTTTTAACTTTTATTGATTTTATAACCCAAGGATTTTTAAAAAAGAAAAAGTGGCTATCTAAAATCTACTTTCCTTTTTATTTAGTTTTTAGCATTTTAACGCTTTCTTTTTTATACAGACCATTGGTCTATAATTTTTTAGACAATAAATTTGGTAAACGAATTAGCGTCCTTTTATTTCCTTTGTACCTAATTATTTTTTTATCTACAGGAACCTATTACAAAACATCTAATTATATAAAAAGAACTAATATTTCAACAAGTGAATATGCTAGTAATAATAATTACTATAGTGTATTGCCTGAAAAAGAGTTTGTAAATATTGCAGCTATTCCTAGTAAGATAATTACAAAACCATATTTTTCTTTTTTTATCCCTTATGTGGAAGGAATTGAAGATCGAATTATTGAATTCCACCCTTCTTTAAAACCTAAAAAAGACAAACGAGGTCTTAGCACTAGTGCTTTTACTATAAATGAATTAAAAACGAATGGAGACAGTTTAATCTCAGTATACCTGAAAACTTTTAAAAGCATTTATCACGTTACCATAGATAGCACAAAGTATAATCTAGATTATACCCTTTCGGAAAACAAAAAGAAGCAAATTGGATTTGAAACATTAATAGAACTCGACAGCTTAAAAAAAGGAAAGCATACGTTACAACTAAAAAGACAAATGAAACCAGAAAAGGATTCTTTAGGAACCATCATTAGCATTCCGTTTTGGTATTATCCCGATTAATATTACACACTTAATCGTTTATCAAAATAATGTTTCAGTACAGGAACTTGAATACAAATCATTAATCCTAAAGAAAGAATAGCATACATTAATGTTTTAGGCAAACTAAAGCTAGAAAGGGACTGTGTTAGGTTATTATTAGTGAGCTTACTAAAATCTAAAGCATGAAACCAAGTAGATTCTTCGGTAGTAGTACTCAGAAATAAATAGCCCGTTATTGCAACTAACAAAAATCCGCCAACAAACCACAAATAACCAGGAATTAAAGGCTTGTAAGTCGTCACTTTTTTACTTTCTAAAGCTTCCACTTGTGACATGATAGTATTGGTAAAATCTACCGAAGGAGATTCCACAGATAACGAATGCATCATCTTATCGACTAATTCCTCTATGTTTTTATTTTCTTTCTCTTGCATAACTTTCAATGATTTCTGGTTCTAATTTATTCTGCAAAATGGTAGTTAGTTTTTTTCGACTTCTAAATAGTTTTACTTTTACATGATTTGCTTTCACACCAATAACTTTCCCAATTTCTTCTAAAGAAAGTTCTTCAAAATAATATAAGGTTAGCAAAGCACAATCATCTGCTGGTAACATTTGCAAACAATCTTGAATGGCCTGCTTACTTTCTTGTGCTTCCATAATACTTAAAGCATTATCTAAAGTCTTTACTTCATGTGCTGTAAATTCATTAATAACAACGGTGTTTTGTTTTCGCTTATTACTTTTAATTCTATCTAAACAGGTATTATACGCTATTCTATAAATCCAAGTAGAAAATTTAGAATCGCCTTTAAAGTTTTTCAACTTTTTAAATACTTTAATAAAAGTATCCTGCGAAACTTCTTCTGCTTCTTCCCTATTCTTCAGCATTTGTATGGCTAAAGTAAATACCAAGTC is drawn from Lacinutrix sp. WUR7 and contains these coding sequences:
- a CDS encoding DEAD/DEAH box helicase — translated: MSFKDLQLNKPLLRAIADAGYDNPTLVQEKTIPFVLDRKDVICSAQTGTGKTAAFALPILQLLYDKQEGSKKGKKIRALIVSPTRELASQIQENFKTYAKNTNLTSTVIYGGTSIEPQKDVLKKGVDILIATPGRLLDLHKQDCLNLDYVETLVLDEADLMLDMGFIDDVKKVERLCPEGKQILLFSATIPFKVEQLANTILNAPERIAITPTSSAAKNVSQVLYYVPKKDKIELCLHLLRKTIKGNILIFRRTKYGVDKLEKTLLNNDFKVETIHGDKDQNLRQDALKKFKNGYVNILVATDVAARGIDINELDAVINFDLPNVPETYVHRIGRTGRAGNFGTAYSLVSADEKAYVKSIQQLINVQIPVEEDHPYPLDPKAQAVRHTSKKTGSKHKKGRKSEASKKKKKRWY
- a CDS encoding RNA polymerase sigma factor, which gives rise to MTTNQDQIIIQQILEGDTKAFAVLVDRYKDLVFTLAIQMLKNREEAEEVSQDTFIKVFKKLKNFKGDSKFSTWIYRIAYNTCLDRIKSNKRKQNTVVINEFTAHEVKTLDNALSIMEAQESKQAIQDCLQMLPADDCALLTLYYFEELSLEEIGKVIGVKANHVKVKLFRSRKKLTTILQNKLEPEIIESYARERK